From Methylobacterium radiodurans, a single genomic window includes:
- a CDS encoding TIGR01244 family sulfur transferase — MKITPVTDKLSVADQPSEAEIAALSERGVRLVINNRPDGEEASQPGSAAERRAAEGAGMAYLDLPVTGPTITREAAQRFHEAVEASPGPVLAHCRGGTRSLTLWVIGEVLAGRMRREDVRAFGAERGFDLSGVVAWLDANA, encoded by the coding sequence ATGAAGATCACCCCCGTCACGGACAAGCTCTCGGTCGCCGACCAGCCGAGCGAGGCGGAGATCGCGGCGCTCTCCGAGCGCGGCGTGCGCCTCGTCATCAACAACCGCCCGGACGGCGAGGAGGCGTCTCAGCCCGGATCCGCCGCCGAGCGGCGCGCGGCCGAGGGGGCCGGCATGGCCTATCTCGACCTGCCGGTGACGGGGCCCACCATCACCCGCGAGGCGGCCCAGCGCTTCCACGAAGCGGTCGAGGCTTCGCCCGGTCCCGTCCTCGCCCATTGCCGCGGCGGCACGCGCTCGCTCACTCTCTGGGTCATCGGCGAGGTGCTGGCGGGCCGGATGCGCCGCGAGGACGTGCGCGCCTTCGGTGCCGAGCGGGGGTTCGACCTCTCGGGCGTGGTGGCTTGGCTCGACGCGAACGCCTGA
- a CDS encoding efflux RND transporter permease subunit: MDAPREVHDARREGFNLSDWALGHRSFVWFLMGVCLLAGALAYGKLGREEDPPFAIKTMVVQAVWPGATIGDTLEQVTDRIEKELQQINALDYVRSYTTPGNATVFVQFRDTTKKAEIQPAFYQVRKRLGDIQGNFPQGVQGPFFNDEFGDVYGNVYAFTADGLTHRQLRDYVEGVRTEILKVPNIGKTLLLGTQKETIYLDFATRKLAGYGIDIQSLIRTLQTQNAVTASGVVQAGPERVSVRVSGQFASEESLLGLNLRVNDRFFRLYDVAEISRGYEDPPAAMFRVDGRPAIGLAIAMRPSANLLHFGEDLKARMRLIEGKLPIGVGVHLVSDQPKIVEEAVGGFTKALVEAVVIVLGVSFVSLGLRAGLVVSLSIPLVLAITFVVMQVMDVTLQRISLGALIIALGLLVDDAMITVEMMVARLELGESLRKAATYAYTSTAFPMLTGTLVTVAGFLPIGFNGSSAGEYTYSLFVVIAASLLVSWIVAVLFAPLIGVTMLPKTMKKHDHEGAHPPGRLGRAFLAVLRVAMRFRWITVAICVGLMGLAMFGMTHVQQQFFPASDRTEILVDMTLPQNATITETQAQMDRFEERLRGDPDIERWSSYVGQGAVRFYLPLDQQLNNAFFGQIVIVTKSLEARDRVFSRLEEMGKRDFVGTDVFVNPLSLGPPVGRPIQYRLSGPDLQVLREHALGLASVVAGNPHVAVPTFDWNEPGKVLRVEILQDKARQLGVTSQDIAGILNGVVGGTTITQVRDSIYLVNVVGRARAAERTSLDTLQSLQVTLANGTAVPILAFARIDYDLEQPIVWRRNRVATITVRAAITDTTQPPTVVAALQPEIDAFVKALPEGYTLETGGAVEEAGKGQGPIAAVVPVMLLTMAVFLMIQLQSFGKLLLVFSVAPLGLIGVVPALLLFDKPMGFVAILGILALIGIIVRNAVILVTQIEECEAEGLSPWDAVVEATRHRMRPILLTAAAASLGLIPIAREVFWGPMAYAMIGGILAATALTLLFLPALYVGCYRIRPPARGV, from the coding sequence ATGGACGCGCCGCGCGAGGTGCACGATGCCCGCCGGGAGGGTTTCAACCTCTCCGACTGGGCGCTCGGCCACCGCTCCTTCGTCTGGTTCCTGATGGGCGTCTGCCTGCTCGCCGGCGCGCTCGCCTACGGCAAGCTCGGCCGCGAGGAGGACCCGCCCTTCGCCATCAAGACCATGGTGGTCCAGGCCGTCTGGCCCGGCGCCACGATCGGCGACACGCTGGAGCAGGTCACCGACCGGATCGAGAAGGAATTGCAGCAGATCAACGCGCTCGACTACGTCCGCAGCTACACCACGCCCGGCAACGCCACGGTGTTCGTGCAATTCCGCGACACGACCAAGAAGGCCGAGATTCAGCCGGCCTTCTACCAGGTGCGCAAGCGCCTCGGCGACATCCAGGGCAACTTCCCGCAAGGGGTGCAGGGCCCGTTCTTCAACGACGAGTTCGGCGACGTCTACGGCAACGTCTACGCCTTCACGGCAGACGGTCTGACGCATCGGCAGCTGCGCGACTACGTGGAGGGCGTGCGCACCGAGATCCTGAAGGTGCCCAACATCGGCAAGACCCTGCTGCTCGGCACCCAGAAGGAGACGATCTACCTCGACTTCGCCACCCGGAAGCTCGCCGGCTACGGAATCGACATCCAGTCGCTGATCAGGACGCTGCAGACCCAGAACGCGGTGACCGCCTCCGGCGTCGTCCAGGCGGGGCCGGAGCGCGTCTCGGTGCGCGTGAGCGGGCAGTTCGCCTCCGAGGAATCGCTGCTCGGCCTCAACCTCCGGGTCAACGACCGCTTCTTCCGCCTCTACGACGTGGCCGAGATCAGCCGCGGCTACGAGGACCCGCCGGCCGCGATGTTCCGGGTCGACGGCCGGCCGGCGATCGGGCTCGCGATCGCCATGCGCCCGTCCGCCAACCTCCTGCATTTCGGCGAGGACCTGAAGGCGCGCATGCGGCTGATCGAGGGGAAGCTGCCGATCGGCGTCGGCGTCCACCTCGTCTCGGATCAGCCCAAGATCGTCGAGGAGGCGGTCGGCGGCTTCACCAAGGCGCTGGTCGAGGCGGTGGTGATCGTGCTGGGCGTGAGCTTCGTCAGCCTGGGGCTGCGCGCCGGGCTCGTGGTCAGCCTGTCGATCCCGCTCGTGCTCGCCATCACCTTCGTGGTGATGCAGGTGATGGACGTCACCCTCCAGCGCATCTCGCTCGGCGCCCTCATCATCGCGCTGGGCCTGCTGGTGGACGACGCGATGATCACCGTCGAGATGATGGTGGCGCGCCTCGAACTTGGGGAGAGCCTGCGCAAGGCCGCGACCTACGCCTACACCTCGACCGCCTTCCCGATGCTCACCGGTACGCTGGTGACGGTGGCTGGCTTCTTGCCGATCGGCTTCAACGGCTCGTCGGCGGGCGAGTACACCTACTCGCTCTTCGTGGTGATCGCGGCCTCGCTCTTGGTCTCGTGGATCGTCGCGGTCCTGTTCGCGCCGCTGATCGGCGTGACCATGCTGCCGAAGACCATGAAGAAGCACGACCATGAGGGGGCGCACCCGCCCGGCCGGCTCGGCCGTGCCTTCCTCGCCGTGCTGCGCGTGGCCATGCGGTTCCGGTGGATCACGGTGGCGATCTGCGTCGGGCTGATGGGTCTCGCCATGTTCGGCATGACCCACGTTCAGCAGCAGTTCTTCCCGGCCTCGGACCGCACCGAGATCCTGGTCGACATGACGCTCCCGCAGAACGCCACCATCACCGAGACGCAGGCTCAGATGGACCGCTTCGAGGAGCGGCTCCGGGGCGATCCCGATATCGAGCGCTGGTCCTCATATGTCGGCCAGGGCGCCGTGCGCTTCTACCTTCCGCTCGACCAGCAGCTGAACAACGCCTTCTTCGGGCAGATCGTCATCGTGACGAAGTCGCTGGAGGCGCGCGACCGCGTGTTCAGTCGCCTGGAGGAGATGGGCAAGCGCGACTTCGTCGGCACGGACGTGTTCGTGAACCCGCTCTCGCTCGGTCCCCCGGTCGGCCGCCCGATCCAGTACCGCCTCAGCGGGCCGGACCTCCAAGTGCTGCGCGAGCACGCGCTCGGCCTCGCCAGCGTGGTGGCCGGGAACCCGCACGTCGCGGTGCCGACCTTCGACTGGAACGAGCCCGGCAAGGTGCTGCGCGTCGAGATCCTGCAGGACAAGGCGCGGCAGCTCGGCGTGACCAGCCAGGACATCGCCGGCATCCTCAACGGCGTGGTCGGCGGCACCACGATCACGCAGGTGCGCGACTCGATCTACCTCGTGAACGTGGTGGGCCGGGCGCGGGCCGCCGAGCGCACCTCGCTCGACACGCTCCAGAGCCTTCAGGTGACGCTGGCCAACGGCACCGCGGTGCCGATCCTCGCCTTCGCCAGGATCGACTACGACCTCGAACAGCCGATCGTCTGGCGGCGCAACCGCGTGGCGACGATCACGGTCCGGGCCGCCATCACCGACACGACGCAGCCGCCGACCGTGGTGGCGGCGCTCCAGCCGGAGATCGATGCCTTCGTGAAGGCCCTGCCCGAGGGCTACACTCTGGAGACCGGCGGCGCCGTCGAGGAGGCCGGCAAGGGCCAGGGCCCGATCGCCGCGGTGGTGCCAGTGATGCTGCTCACCATGGCGGTGTTCCTGATGATCCAGCTGCAGAGCTTCGGGAAGCTGCTCTTGGTCTTCTCGGTTGCTCCGCTCGGCTTGATCGGCGTGGTGCCGGCGCTGCTCCTCTTCGACAAGCCGATGGGCTTCGTGGCGATCCTCGGCATCCTGGCGCTGATCGGCATCATCGTGCGCAACGCCGTAATTCTCGTAACGCAGATCGAGGAGTGCGAGGCGGAGGGGCTCTCGCCCTGGGACGCCGTGGTGGAGGCCACCCGCCACCGCATGCGCCCGATCCTGCTCACCGCGGCGGCGGCGAGCCTCGGCCTGATCCCGATCGCCCGCGAGGTGTTCTGGGGCCCGATGGCCTACGCGATGATCGGCGGTATCCTGGCGGCGACCGCGCTGACCCTGCTGTTCCTGCCCGCCCTCTACGTCGGCTGCTACCGCATCCGGCCGCCGGCGCGGGGCGTGTGA
- a CDS encoding efflux RND transporter periplasmic adaptor subunit — translation MSGSFPKYRVALGLAALAFAGVTPAAAETVPLLAQTLVRTQVAAETAVSSEAVFTGDIQAQAQTSVSFRTSGKIAERRVEVGDHVTADQVLALLDPQEQRANLANAEAVLTSAEAQATQARLTYERQKSLLASGFTTRSTYDNAEQQLRVSQAAVESAKAALGTAREQFSYTELRAGVAGIVLSRSLETGQVVQAGQSVLTVAQDGPRDAVFNVYEALLAGPPDSGTVDVTLQANPDVRSVGTVREIAPSVDPASGTVRVKVGLKGTPAAMSLGSVVIGRGRFAERKAVVLPWSALYRWRGQPAVWVRDPADGTVAPRVVAIERYAPDSVALKDGVKPGEEVVIAGIQFLRPGLKVTLAEAGR, via the coding sequence GTGTCCGGTTCGTTCCCGAAATATCGCGTTGCGCTAGGCCTCGCGGCGCTGGCGTTTGCCGGTGTCACTCCCGCGGCAGCCGAGACGGTGCCGCTCCTCGCGCAGACGCTCGTGCGCACACAGGTGGCGGCCGAGACGGCGGTCTCTTCCGAGGCGGTCTTCACCGGCGACATCCAGGCCCAAGCGCAGACCAGCGTCTCGTTCCGCACGAGCGGCAAGATCGCCGAGCGCCGGGTCGAGGTCGGCGACCACGTCACCGCCGACCAAGTGCTGGCGCTGCTCGATCCGCAGGAGCAGCGCGCCAACCTCGCCAATGCCGAGGCGGTGCTGACTTCCGCAGAGGCGCAGGCGACCCAGGCCCGGCTCACCTACGAGCGCCAGAAATCGCTGCTCGCCAGCGGCTTCACCACCCGCTCCACCTACGACAACGCGGAGCAGCAGCTGCGCGTCAGCCAAGCCGCCGTCGAGTCCGCCAAGGCCGCGCTCGGCACCGCGCGCGAGCAATTCTCCTACACCGAGCTGCGGGCGGGCGTCGCCGGGATCGTGCTGAGCCGGTCCCTGGAGACCGGCCAGGTGGTCCAGGCCGGCCAGTCCGTTCTCACTGTGGCCCAGGACGGGCCGCGGGACGCGGTCTTCAACGTCTACGAGGCGCTGCTCGCAGGACCGCCGGATTCCGGGACGGTCGACGTCACCCTTCAGGCGAACCCGGACGTGCGCAGCGTGGGCACCGTGCGCGAGATCGCGCCGAGCGTCGATCCGGCCTCCGGCACCGTGCGGGTGAAGGTGGGGCTAAAGGGGACGCCCGCCGCCATGTCGCTCGGCTCCGTGGTGATCGGGCGCGGCCGTTTCGCAGAGCGCAAGGCGGTGGTACTGCCCTGGTCTGCCCTCTACCGCTGGCGCGGCCAGCCGGCCGTCTGGGTGCGCGATCCCGCCGACGGCACGGTCGCGCCGCGCGTCGTCGCGATCGAGCGCTACGCGCCGGACAGCGTCGCGCTCAAGGACGGGGTAAAGCCCGGCGAGGAGGTGGTGATCGCCGGCATCCAGTTCCTGCGCCCGGGTCTCAAGGTCACGCTCGCGGAGGCCGGCCGATGA
- the ypfJ gene encoding KPN_02809 family neutral zinc metallopeptidase, with protein sequence MRWDDFRSSDNVEDRRGEGGGGMGFPGGGAGGLGIGTIVVLMIIGWVTGINPAILIGGAEQMTRGGGQSREERVDPQTQQRRNQKPTDDSGRFAAKILGNTEDVWSQILPNQTGKQYTPTTMVLYTGGTRSGCGSAQAAMGPFYCPLDKKVYLDTSFFREMATKFGVKGDFAYAYVIAHEVGHHVQDVLGILPKVQARQQQASSKREANALSVRVELMADCLAGVWAKNSNDKWNALEPGDIDEALAAANAIGDDKLQEASRGYAVPDSFTHGSSEQRKRWFMTGYKSGQTRSCDTFRTANN encoded by the coding sequence ATGCGCTGGGACGATTTCCGGAGTTCCGACAACGTCGAGGATCGCCGCGGCGAGGGCGGGGGCGGCATGGGCTTCCCCGGCGGCGGCGCCGGGGGGCTCGGCATAGGCACCATCGTCGTGCTGATGATCATCGGCTGGGTCACGGGCATCAACCCGGCAATCCTGATCGGCGGCGCCGAGCAGATGACCCGCGGCGGCGGCCAGAGCCGCGAGGAGCGCGTCGATCCGCAGACGCAGCAGCGGCGCAACCAGAAGCCCACCGACGATTCTGGCCGCTTCGCCGCGAAGATCCTCGGCAACACCGAGGACGTGTGGAGCCAGATCCTGCCGAACCAGACCGGCAAGCAGTACACGCCGACCACGATGGTGCTCTACACCGGCGGCACCCGCAGCGGCTGCGGCTCGGCCCAGGCCGCGATGGGGCCGTTCTACTGCCCGCTCGACAAGAAGGTCTATCTCGACACCTCCTTCTTCCGGGAGATGGCCACGAAGTTCGGCGTGAAGGGCGACTTCGCCTACGCCTACGTCATCGCGCACGAGGTCGGCCACCACGTGCAGGACGTGCTCGGCATCCTGCCCAAGGTCCAGGCGCGCCAGCAGCAGGCGTCCAGCAAGCGCGAGGCGAACGCGCTCTCGGTGCGCGTCGAGCTGATGGCGGACTGCCTCGCGGGCGTCTGGGCCAAGAACTCGAACGACAAGTGGAACGCGCTCGAGCCCGGGGACATCGACGAGGCGCTCGCGGCCGCCAACGCGATCGGCGACGACAAGCTGCAGGAGGCCTCGCGCGGCTACGCGGTGCCCGATTCCTTCACCCACGGCTCGTCCGAGCAGCGCAAGCGCTGGTTCATGACCGGCTACAAGAGCGGCCAGACCCGCTCCTGCGACACCTTCCGCACGGCCAACAACTGA
- a CDS encoding efflux RND transporter periplasmic adaptor subunit, with translation MRPPLALVALAILALAGCKEETPEAPPVRPVLYTVAKVVDTERFGPFAGTVEPRYQSQLGFRIGGRVVARDVTVGDVVRKGQRLAALDPIVTRFALTRAEADVADAAAQAENASATDVRVRRLFEGGNVTQAQLDTATANRDTTQARLAQMRASLQKARDQIGYTELTADFDGVVTERRAEVGQDVTAGQTIVTVARPEVREAVVDIPEDLLGAMPRDERFTVALQSAPEVTAIGTVREVAPFADASTRTRRIRMTLQDPPAAFRLGATITVGLTRKVAPHVVLPETAILSADGRDAVWIVDAAGTRVARRPVTVAGRRSGFAALTGGVEPGERVVVAGTHSLSEGQTVRLADEAL, from the coding sequence ATGAGACCTCCGCTCGCGCTCGTCGCCCTCGCCATCCTGGCTCTCGCGGGCTGCAAGGAGGAGACGCCCGAGGCGCCGCCGGTCCGCCCGGTGCTCTACACCGTCGCGAAGGTCGTCGATACCGAGCGGTTCGGTCCCTTCGCCGGCACGGTCGAGCCGCGCTACCAGTCGCAGCTCGGCTTCCGCATCGGTGGCCGGGTGGTCGCGCGCGACGTGACGGTGGGGGACGTGGTCCGCAAGGGCCAGCGCCTCGCGGCCCTCGACCCGATCGTGACCCGTTTCGCCCTGACCCGGGCGGAGGCGGATGTTGCCGACGCCGCAGCCCAGGCCGAGAATGCCTCCGCCACCGACGTGCGGGTGCGCCGCCTGTTCGAGGGCGGCAACGTCACCCAGGCTCAGCTCGACACCGCGACCGCCAACCGCGACACCACCCAGGCCCGGCTCGCCCAGATGCGTGCGAGTCTCCAGAAGGCCCGTGACCAGATCGGCTACACCGAGCTGACGGCCGATTTTGATGGGGTCGTCACCGAGCGCCGGGCCGAGGTCGGCCAGGACGTCACCGCCGGCCAGACCATTGTGACCGTGGCCCGCCCCGAGGTGCGGGAAGCCGTGGTCGACATCCCCGAGGACCTGCTCGGGGCCATGCCGCGCGACGAGCGCTTCACCGTGGCGCTCCAGAGCGCGCCCGAGGTGACGGCGATCGGCACGGTGCGCGAGGTCGCGCCGTTTGCCGACGCCAGCACCCGCACGCGGCGCATCCGCATGACGCTGCAGGATCCGCCGGCCGCCTTCCGGCTCGGCGCGACGATCACGGTCGGGCTGACCCGCAAGGTCGCGCCGCACGTCGTGCTGCCCGAGACAGCGATCCTCAGTGCCGATGGCCGGGACGCGGTCTGGATCGTGGACGCGGCCGGCACCCGGGTCGCGCGCCGGCCCGTCACGGTCGCGGGCCGCCGCAGCGGGTTCGCCGCGCTGACCGGCGGCGTCGAGCCCGGCGAGCGCGTCGTCGTCGCCGGCACCCATTCCCTGAGCGAGGGCCAGACGGTCCGGCTCGCCGACGAGGCTCTTTGA
- a CDS encoding uracil-DNA glycosylase gives MTSPGDAQHDLIAYLDFHAESGVDAALDEQPHDRFGEADAPAPAPRRAPPQAAPRPARPALPPRGEAPPAPRPTPQSTFGQSAAAKPDEAANDARARARAAGTLAELEAILRDFDACPLRFTAKNLVFADGNPEARVMFVGEAPGADEDRVGKPFMGRSGQLLDRMMKAIGLDRTEAYVANIVPWRPPGNRNPTPQEVSVCRPFIERQIELVDPDLIVCLGSPSTQTLTGTKDGILKARGRFFPYRLPNREVRALATLHPAYLLRQPVQKRLAWRDFRLLRAALDGKA, from the coding sequence ATGACGTCTCCCGGCGACGCGCAGCACGATCTCATCGCCTATCTGGATTTCCACGCCGAGTCCGGCGTCGATGCGGCACTCGACGAGCAGCCGCACGACCGCTTCGGCGAGGCCGACGCGCCGGCTCCCGCGCCGCGCCGCGCGCCGCCTCAGGCCGCGCCCAGGCCGGCACGCCCGGCCCTGCCGCCGCGCGGCGAGGCGCCGCCCGCGCCCCGGCCGACGCCGCAGAGCACCTTCGGCCAGTCGGCGGCGGCCAAGCCCGACGAGGCGGCGAACGACGCCCGCGCCCGGGCGCGGGCGGCCGGGACGCTGGCGGAACTGGAGGCGATCCTGCGGGACTTCGACGCCTGCCCGCTGCGCTTCACCGCCAAGAACCTCGTCTTCGCCGACGGCAACCCGGAGGCCCGGGTGATGTTCGTGGGCGAGGCGCCCGGCGCCGACGAGGACCGGGTCGGCAAGCCCTTCATGGGCCGGTCCGGCCAGCTCCTCGACCGGATGATGAAGGCGATCGGCCTCGACCGCACGGAAGCCTACGTCGCCAACATCGTGCCCTGGCGCCCGCCCGGCAACCGCAACCCAACCCCGCAGGAGGTCTCGGTCTGCCGGCCCTTCATCGAGCGGCAGATCGAGCTGGTCGATCCCGACCTGATCGTCTGCCTGGGCTCTCCCTCGACCCAGACGCTGACCGGCACGAAGGACGGCATCCTGAAGGCGCGCGGGCGCTTCTTCCCCTACCGGCTGCCGAACCGCGAGGTGCGGGCGCTCGCAACGCTCCACCCGGCCTACCTGCTGCGCCAGCCCGTGCAGAAGCGGCTCGCCTGGCGCGATTTCCGCCTCCTGCGCGCCGCGCTCGACGGAAAGGCTTGA
- a CDS encoding TetR/AcrR family transcriptional regulator codes for MAHIRRADRAEIILDAAEALLRRSDARTLTIDAVAAEAHLSKGGVLHHYASKDALIAALAARRVGLIRDGIAGLLAAQPPGPAALPLAAVAHARQVYAEECGFPDALLVASAENPAAVAGFRAFLADLLEQMAALGCRSGAGEALIFSILGLMLTRSLGFHRLEGAEAGRLFDALEAQARALGTQQDED; via the coding sequence ATGGCGCACATCCGGCGCGCGGATCGCGCGGAGATCATCCTCGACGCGGCCGAGGCGCTGCTGCGCCGCTCGGACGCGCGGACGCTGACGATCGACGCCGTCGCCGCCGAGGCGCACCTCAGCAAGGGCGGGGTGCTGCACCATTACGCCTCGAAGGATGCGCTCATCGCGGCGCTCGCCGCCCGGCGGGTTGGGCTGATCCGCGACGGCATCGCCGGGCTGCTGGCCGCACAGCCGCCCGGCCCGGCGGCGCTGCCCCTGGCGGCGGTGGCCCACGCCCGGCAGGTCTACGCGGAGGAGTGCGGCTTTCCCGACGCGCTGCTCGTCGCCTCGGCCGAGAACCCGGCGGCGGTCGCAGGCTTTCGCGCCTTCCTGGCCGATCTCTTGGAGCAGATGGCAGCGCTCGGCTGCCGCTCGGGAGCGGGCGAGGCGCTGATCTTCTCGATCCTAGGGCTGATGCTCACCCGCTCGCTGGGCTTCCACCGGCTCGAGGGGGCGGAGGCCGGACGGCTGTTCGACGCACTGGAAGCGCAGGCGCGCGCGCTCGGGACGCAGCAGGACGAAGACTGA
- a CDS encoding electron transfer flavoprotein-ubiquinone oxidoreductase — protein sequence MALPEREGMDFDVVIVGAGPAGLAAAIRLKQRAAESGEEISVVVVEKGSEVGAHILSGAVIDPSGLDTLVPDWRDDPERPLKTAVERDEFMFLTKNSGVTLPNLFFPKLMSNHGNFVGSLSNVTKYLGQKAEALGVEIYPGFPAAEVLYDDRGTVIGVATGDLGIGRSGDPREDYTRGMELRGKYTIFGEGARGSLTKTLIDRFKLNAGRDHQKYGLGVKELWQLAPAKFEPGLVQHTMGWPLPNKAGGGSWLYHFDDHLLSVGFVTHLNYENPTLSPFEEFQRFKTHPMIAETFEGAKRIGYGARAIMEGGWQSVPKLVFPGGCLVGDSAGFVNVPRIKGSHNAVLSGIQAADAIGEALKAGRQGDELTAYEQGWRDSPIGQDLKAVRNVKPLWSKYGTLVGVGLGGLDMWSNTILDASPFGTLSHGKPDHACLKPLSEVTPIVYPKPDGKLTFDRLSSVYLSNTNHEEDQPPHLQVKDLGLQKASEHDVFGGPSARYCPAGVYEWVEDAAASGGVRYQINAQNCVHCKTCDIKDPNQNINWVTPEGPGGPNYPNM from the coding sequence ATGGCGCTACCCGAACGCGAGGGCATGGATTTCGACGTGGTGATCGTCGGCGCGGGGCCGGCGGGTCTCGCCGCGGCGATCCGCCTGAAGCAGCGCGCCGCCGAATCCGGCGAGGAGATCAGCGTCGTCGTCGTCGAGAAGGGGTCCGAGGTCGGCGCGCACATCCTCTCGGGCGCGGTGATCGATCCGTCCGGCCTCGACACCCTGGTGCCGGACTGGCGGGACGACCCGGAGCGCCCGCTCAAGACCGCGGTCGAGCGCGACGAGTTCATGTTCCTCACCAAGAACAGCGGCGTCACCCTGCCGAACCTGTTCTTCCCCAAGCTCATGTCGAACCACGGCAACTTCGTCGGTTCGCTCTCGAACGTGACGAAGTATCTGGGCCAGAAGGCCGAGGCGCTCGGCGTCGAGATCTATCCGGGCTTCCCGGCCGCGGAGGTGCTCTACGACGACCGGGGCACCGTGATCGGCGTCGCCACGGGCGATCTCGGCATCGGCCGCTCGGGCGATCCGCGCGAGGACTACACCCGCGGCATGGAGCTGCGCGGCAAGTACACGATCTTCGGCGAGGGCGCGCGCGGCTCGCTCACCAAGACGCTGATCGACCGCTTCAAGCTCAATGCGGGCCGCGACCACCAGAAATACGGCCTCGGCGTCAAGGAGCTGTGGCAGCTCGCTCCGGCCAAGTTCGAGCCCGGCCTCGTCCAGCACACGATGGGCTGGCCTCTGCCGAACAAGGCCGGCGGCGGCTCCTGGCTCTACCATTTCGACGACCACCTGCTCTCGGTCGGCTTTGTCACGCACCTGAACTACGAGAACCCGACCCTGTCGCCGTTCGAGGAGTTCCAGCGCTTCAAGACCCACCCGATGATCGCCGAGACCTTCGAGGGGGCCAAGCGCATCGGCTACGGCGCGCGCGCCATCATGGAAGGCGGCTGGCAATCCGTGCCGAAGCTCGTCTTCCCGGGCGGCTGCCTCGTCGGCGATTCCGCCGGCTTCGTGAACGTGCCGCGCATCAAGGGCTCGCACAACGCGGTGCTCTCCGGCATCCAGGCCGCGGACGCGATCGGTGAGGCGCTCAAGGCCGGGCGCCAGGGCGACGAGCTGACCGCCTACGAGCAGGGCTGGCGCGACAGCCCGATCGGGCAGGACCTGAAGGCGGTGCGCAACGTCAAGCCGCTCTGGTCGAAGTACGGCACGCTGGTGGGCGTGGGGCTCGGCGGACTCGACATGTGGTCGAACACCATCCTCGACGCCTCGCCCTTCGGCACGCTCTCCCACGGCAAGCCCGACCACGCCTGCCTGAAGCCGCTCTCGGAGGTGACGCCGATCGTCTACCCGAAGCCGGATGGCAAGCTCACCTTCGACCGGCTCTCCTCGGTCTACCTCTCGAACACGAACCACGAGGAGGATCAGCCGCCCCACCTGCAGGTGAAGGATCTCGGGCTTCAAAAGGCCTCGGAGCACGACGTCTTCGGTGGTCCCTCCGCGCGCTACTGCCCGGCAGGCGTCTACGAGTGGGTGGAGGATGCGGCCGCGAGCGGCGGCGTGCGTTACCAGATCAACGCGCAGAACTGCGTCCACTGCAAAACCTGCGATATCAAGGACCCGAACCAGAACATCAACTGGGTCACCCCGGAGGGTCCGGGCGGCCCGAACTACCCGAATATGTGA